TCACAGAGAAGCCAACAAAGTCACCATCTCCACCGCCTACTCCTGTGCCttcaaaatatgaatgtatGTTACTTATGAGCCAATTGGCTAGACATTTATGAAAGCTTATGACATTGTTAACTGTAAAGAATGTGAGAGAGGTCTAATGGTATCGTcgtctgcctctcactcaagaggttgtttGTTTGATCTTCACCATGGGTACTTTTTAATgacctctcaaaaaggacacttGTACTAGTTTTATCCATGAAACAGACAGAAGGttgttaaaatatcagttttcaaCTGTCTTAACAATCAAGCTTATGAAATTACTGGTAGTATAAACGaacaacattgttgttaactttttcaAGTGAAATCTAataatgtgttattttaaaaaaaaatgtatttaagatAAAGATTTAAGTAAGCTGATTACAAGTGTGTCCTTGAAACTTCCAGAGtggtaaagatttgaaagttaacaacgatgttgttATCAACATTCGTTAATTTTAACGTAGTATTGAATAATCATTCCAATATGTACTTCTGTTAATTGTACTTGTTTGTAAGTATGCAGTCTCTGTACCAGTTTATTGTGACAATTTTGAAAGTACTCTTATTTTGGTAACCATTATGTCCATACATAGTCCTTACCATTATAAACTCTTACAGAGTTCACAGTTACCATTTTAAAAGTAAGTTTAAAACCATTGGTATGATCATATGGCCATATGTGTTCAACATACAAAGACAAAGCGTccatgcaagacccatgtccccaATTTTAAGaacaaggtcacactaagtgtttgttcccaatggaatgctgcatataaggacataaagtatatgtggttgtgtccgggctgtaattttcccttgttttattatttaaggtaGCCCCAGTGAATATCTAGAGCACCATGTTTTCCCAGTTCTTCTACCTGCAATGGAGAGAATGCTTGAACAAGCAAAGAAGGAAAAGTGCTTTGAGGTATGTTATAATgaatttgtttggaattatctataataaataaaaataacaaggaAAACAGCAGATCATTTCTTACTGCAAGtttactttaatgatcaatCATTCACCAGAATCTGAATCTACCAAACCCttatcataatataaattgaaactgCACAAGCACAACACAGAGTCACCCTGATTTTCTAAGTTCTTGAGAAGtatattgtctttatttatgaaattattcaAGATCTTGAGAAGTATAAATTTTTCGTTTTGTTGAATATACTTAAATACCTCGATCTTGATGTTGTCAGTCTTTCATCATGAATTCAAAATAAGGTAGCAATGGTCAGGTGCTTATCCACATCTATTGATGAATGGAATTATTTCTAGTTATACatcttttttgtgtttcatgACACCAGAACTTTATGTTGTTATCGCTGTATGGaatgtcaatttattttcagagaaaaagaacaaaatttgATGCCCTTGACTACGTAACTGAGTTTTTATACAAGTAAGTTACATCAAATTCCACttaattttgatataagtataagaaaattaaaaacctgtttacagttatagaaatcaaaaacatattattaaaaccCCCAAATAGTTACAAATCTTTCtttttacatattaataaaaaacttaTATAGTAACGAATATATTTGTTGacacattattaaaaaaaatagtaacaaatagAATTGTtgacatattgttaaaaaataaagtgacaAATAGAACTGTtgacatattattaaaaaaacatatagttacaaattaaattgttgaaatattatttaacaaacatataattGTAAAGTTAAAAATCTGTATAGTTATGAATTAAATTGTTGACATACTCGTactataacaaaaacatatagttACAAGAATAATTCTCACTTGTTTTAACTATTACAGCAACAATTCTGCTAGAAAAGATAAACCAAAGACAAATCTGGAAGACATTCCGTTTGTAAAAGATTGGCTGGAAGATCAGTAAGTAGtttgatgtgttttgtttattaaactaCTTGGCTTGGTGGACACTCAGTTACTGCATTTATGGTATGTCCTGTGTAgccaaacaaaaaacaaacatgtgtcAGGATGTCCAGTTTCACggaacaaaatgaatgtgtCAAAAGTATGTCCTTTATAAAAGTAAAtgctttcatgttttttttaaattctacatgctatatatatatatagcaacactaaaaaaatgttttgtatatgtgcaaacattctttatttttatattttaatatatctatatatatatacatcctTTATATTTACACTATGTCCTTCATACTTCAGTCCACGGCCACCATTACCACTGTCTTTGATCTGGACGGAAGATGAAGCTGCTCTCAAAATCCAGGCTTTTTGGAGGGGTTACCAGGTACATGTAGTTTACATTCAGATTAGTTCAATggaaatcatttaattttcctgatttttttaatgttattcaaTCATGTTGCAAATTTACAGCCTTGCAAATTTTCAATTTACCAAAGCTTTAAGTTGATTAAATGATGTCATCAAAAAAGTTCAACCTgacaaaaatgattaaaacaaaaaataagattaaaacgaccatgcaaaattaaaataatttacatttacatagaaattacattttaattgattttaattcaatattgaagACAGTAATAAACTGATATCAATCAAGTTTGTCTAAGAACATTTCTGTGATAGTAATCAGTAGATCATGTACTAccgtaatgcaccagtcatttgtaaccacggctcccccaggtccggggaatagcggggactttgattttAGGTCCAGCtaaccccaggtaaaatccccgccctgaggggacgaactgctggtaaaatccccgctaaatgcccccgcacccaagggaccttggtaaggcccattccccgctagtTTTGGCGCgaggacaaaaccaccgcattcacccgcactgcggggccacctggaaggtaaaaacacggcccattttcccggctatccccggtataccggggccgtggttacaattgactggtgcataattgtCCTTTCTGAGAAGACCAAGAAACTTCCTACTTGTTGTTCTTAAACCAACATCATCATTGGTTAGAGGCTGACAGCTATACAATAAAACCAACCCATTTATTCCAGATGAAAGTTAATGTTCATAAACTATTTCAGTTCCTAACTTGTGCACtttaaaatgtcttgttttGGTATCAGCAGATTGCCTAaccatttattaaaattgttttgaaaaatgatcaaaatatgcacatacacatgactattcatttcaaatttacttcaaacaatttgatttaaacatattttattattgaaagaaaCATACACAGTATGCAAGGccatatatacaatatcaagATATAGGATTAGACTGGAGGATGGTAAACAACTTATGAAAGTcctttccaaaaaaaaattgaagcatatctttttaataaatagaaaGGTACTATTCAGAACAAAGTTAATCAAATTTTGGACTGATTTCCTGGACTTTTTCAAGCGACCAATTACTcagcataaaaaaataatatgttaaggacatggaaaatgtaaaaataaatttatgaaaaacataaaaaaattcattttataccaaGTTGTTTCATGATGCATTGGTTTCATCTCTCTTCAGGTTCGCAAAGATCCAGAGGTACAGGAGCTGCGCCAGTGGCAGGCCGAATGGCGCGAGGAAAAGGGTGATGTTTCGCGCCGTGTAAGCGACTTCTGGGAGAAAAAGATGCCAGAATCTCCAAACAACACCACCGAAAATATAACCCCAGAAAATAAATcgacagaaaataaaacagacaCTGTAAAGACTCCACCTGTGTGATCCAGACTCTGAGTAAACATGTTTACTTCTAGTACTGTtgcattttgtataaaatgaaatatttggttcaaattttcttttcattattttttggctATCAATTAAGTGTAAATGATGCTTTTTCTAATATCCCTGTACTGAACGAgctatttattatataaaatggaCGTATGGCACTTATTGTACTGCACCTGGACATCTATGGAagtctgtttaaaatatattctattttaacacaaacaattttgCAATCTTTTATTTGTCTGGGAATCTgtgtttttgtcattaattGATACATTAAATTGCTTGTGATAatcttaattttcatttttgttttaaaacgcatatacacaaatatattctgtgatactttttatttatattttgaatggaatttcACATGTGCATGACAAAATAGTACTTGTTTGGAATATACATTTTTGGTCATAAATCTTCGGACAAAATACTTCATAACTGTTATCAATACTGATAAAAACAGTACCTttaattgcaatttttttttactcctCCCACATAAGTTAACCATAGAAGTAAGTAATTTATATGCGATTGCATATATGTCATCAAAACTCAGTATTTGATTGGCTGACAAGTCCTGTCTATCAAATGGCTTGTGCTGTTATGACACTCCTTTTGTTGTGCTTACTGATATTAGTGCCAGTGGACTTTAAACAAGGTGCATGagattgataaaaacaatatcaggATGTTTTTATAGAATGATTTTACCATGatgattgcatttttttcgTTGGTGTACTCTCTTATTGTCAAATCTTATTTGCTAAAACTGAAAAATTGTCAATGGTCagtaaacaaaaaagaacacattgtatagattttgtttttctatttgaaaGTCTTCTATGACCACTGATGTTAAAAATTTTGCTTTCCTTGTTAAAACCTGGGTTCATAGAATTAGTTATTGTATGGGAATAAATAATTTGTCAGAATAAGTTTTAgcctgtttttttttcgaagAATTGTCATAGAATGGTGTCAGCATAGCCATTGTGCTACAACTTTTTCCCCAGCCTTAATAAAAAGAATActtaacaaaacatgtacacatattgGTTTAATTTTGCTGTGGTTGATCAGTCGCTGCATGAGGTTTTAATTGAATATCTGTATGTGTTTTTTGTGATGATGTGTGTATCCCTCGGCTACTCCCAGCTTATGCTTATTTAGTGACTTACTTTAAACCCGATACacattttacaacgattgtgaagaaagttatgataatttatactaagtcactctcgttggcacaatgttgagcgagagtgtggtcttgtgctcTGGGGGAAACCgaagtacccggagaaaacccacgtGTCCGGATTGGTGCCCACTAACCAAATTCACATGCGCCTAGGCTGGAATTGGAATCaaggtcgccttggtgagaagcgaatgctctaaccactgcgctaaccggacaactgTCTAGTGGCTTAGTTTCGGATTCATATTTGAACATCGCTAACGCATAAGGACTTCAAACTTTATAGGATGGTTGGTCATAACCAGCAGATAAACCgtattgcttttgaataatataaaagataaaataaaaaaaatgcttaggCATAGAGTCCTCGAACTTGGAAGAGGTCACTCAAACATGACCAGCACCCTATCTATTTTgacgtcagttggtcaaagggcAAGGTCATGGTGACTTTGAGCTGAAAATTCAATTCCGTTCAATAACGCAAGAATGCTTGTATTCAGGTACCTTAAACTGGGTATGCTGGTGAACTGCATCTGCTTCCATAAAGTCATGTTTCGAAAACATTCGGGGTGGgtttgcattaaaattaagttttCTTCTtacttgttattatatataattttacatatttttaaataacttttattaataCCCCATATTCCACATGATTGATATAATATAGACCGTACAAAGGCATAAAAAACTGGCAAAGTATATGaggttttaaattatattctttaCATTTGTATACTAAATCATGTAAAGCTTCAAGAGCCTTACCCGCTAAATATTCCTGTTTTAGGCGTAATTATCAGTATAACTATATACGGCACCTTagtaattaaaatcattaacgAATTGATATTTTGGCCAGCAAAGGTCCCGTTTCATGCGGCAGCAATCGTCCGCATTTACAAAATACCATTACTTTGGTTTTTGAGGTATCAACTTTAAGACCCCATGCATTTCAGCATGTATAAAGAATATCTAAATGAGGTTGAACCTCAGTAGGTGACTTTTctaaaatggccatatcatcaacaaacattaacacaataaatacaacattGTCTGTATTTAAACTAGTATTAACGCTTTCTTGTATAAATAGTTTTAGGTCttcaacaaataaagaaaataatatcgGGGACATTACCTCCCCTTGAACCATGTTGAAAAAAGTTTTCATCTAGGAACTGTAACAATTAAAATCGGTATCACGGTTCTATAACTTGCGCTATTTAAAGCGAAGCAGCACAAGAGATGTGGTCGTAGTTAAAACatctttttcattcaaacatcAGTTCGAtagattgaaaaaaatacttgaacaaacacaaatttatataacaatagtACATTTTATAAGTTTgctatgttttcatatttagtaTGTACAACAGAAACAGTGACAAAAACAGTTGGCTCGATATCACAATCTTaattggctcgaactagattaAAAGGACAAATTTATCTttaatatatgttcatataaaattctaTCGGCTGTCTCGATTTTCTCTACGGCAAAATACTCAAATTATTTTCCTTCCAATATAGGAGTCAGGCAAGGAGAAAATCTTTCgcctcttttattttcattatttcttaatgATCTACATGAATATTTGCAGTCAAAGCCAACTGTAAACGGAATTACAATCCGACTAAATGAAGACAATGAACTTCCCCAGATCCTGAAGCTTTTTATTCTgttatatgcagatgacacaCTTATAATGGCAGAAACGGCACATGACCTGCAAAATGTTCTCGATGCCTATTCTAATTACTGCACTGACTGGAAACTTACGATCAAtacaacaaaatcaaaaatactatttttttcaaaaggccGACAACCAATTTTTTTGTTTCACTAAACAATCAACCGCTTGATAAAGTGAAAGAATATAAATACCTAAGTGTGTTGTTTAGTAGAACAGGTTCtttctataaaaacaaaatacatgttgcATCGCAGGCAACTAGAGCAACTTATAGTCTCCTCAGTAATAGACTCAATCTACCGATCGATCTTCAAATTgacttattcaataaaacagttaaaccaATTTTACTCTACGGTGCAGAAATCTGGGGTTACGGGAATCTTGCTATTATAGAAAGAGTTCAGCTGaaatttttaaagtatattctCAAATGAAAAAGTGCAACTCCAAATTATATGGTTTATGGCGAAACTGGAACAACACCAGTAGCGTTAGAtatagaaaagaaaatgatgtcatactGGGTACGTttgtgtaataataataataataataataataataataataataataataataataataataatagtaaactattgtcaatgatatataaatgcatatacaaaacAGTTCAGACTTTACCTCCAGACATAATAAGAACACGATATCAATGGTTCTTCAATATAAAGTTAATACTAACAAAGTGTGGATTTATAGGAACTTGGGAATATCAACAAGATGTAAATCCTAAATGGCTTAAACTTGCGGTAAGCGCAAGCTGAAAGATCTATTCTTAACATCGTGGTACTCCCTTACTGAAAATGCCACCAAcagtaaattttataaaatctttaaaacgtCATTTGGCTATGAAAAGTATCTTCATTCAACAcccaaatcattattatatccACTTATCAAGTTTAGAACAAGAAACCACAGACTACCAATAGAAACGGGCAATTGGAATAGAACACCAGTCAATGAAAGGAAATGCCAAACATGTTACAAACTAGGGGATGAATTCGATTTTTTATTCGAgtgtaacattttttataacgAGCGTAAGCagtatataaaaccatattttaacagacatccaaacatatataaacttgaACAGTTGGAAA
The sequence above is drawn from the Mya arenaria isolate MELC-2E11 chromosome 14, ASM2691426v1 genome and encodes:
- the LOC128216499 gene encoding IQ domain-containing protein K-like, translated to MSVITKVPEPNIYEEICKEFSGYKQIREDDELSVATDYQDYDPSKHNPVFFGKMYSHIPTDTLAYEEVDVAQTHPSVIGYAFTEKPTKSPSPPPTPVPSKYECSPSEYLEHHVFPVLLPAMERMLEQAKKEKCFERKRTKFDALDYVTEFLYNNNSARKDKPKTNLEDIPFVKDWLEDHPRPPLPLSLIWTEDEAALKIQAFWRGYQVRKDPEVQELRQWQAEWREEKGDVSRRVSDFWEKKMPESPNNTTENITPENKSTENKTDTVKTPPV